A region of the Vigna unguiculata cultivar IT97K-499-35 chromosome 9, ASM411807v1, whole genome shotgun sequence genome:
TACATCATATAATTTCCATAACCTAAACATTGTATATTGACTAACGTGGGTGCTTGTGGtccttcaaaattataaattacgtCAAAGCTTAAATAAATGGGGACTCAAGCATTAAAATGTGGGGAGTATTGTTGCAATTTCTACATTGTAGttgcaaatttataaaaattatcaacatataaatgaacaacaaagtTCCAAATTAATATTCAACCGAACTTCAGCAACACCTATGTCGTTCATGTGGGCACCCATTACAAAAAATCAGGGGATCTACCATATGTTTTtagtcaacaaaataaataactttacCAAAATATCACACTCCACTCAAATTAATTGACACCACTACATGCACTTTATTTCATTCATCTTAAATCCAGAATTTTGCTCTGGGAAGTGctttacaatatcatcaaagaaCTTCGATAACAACTAACTTTTAACAAATACGTCGTAGTATTGAAGGAAGTCATGCTTGTGGATGTTGTCAACATCTAGAATCCAATCCCAAATGTATTGTTGTCTTATCTGTTGTAGTTCTTTCTGCCAAACAAATCAGAAAAATGTTACTGCATACATCAGactgaaatagaaaatgaaaaaaccaACTTGATCAACTTAGTATAACTTACATTGGTGTAATGAGGCATGCTATTGCCATCATATTTCTTATGACCATCCCACAACTCCATCACTTTAAGAACAATAACACCACAATCATATCTACAAAGCCCcacaataaaatcaattaacacaCTGAATTATCAAACTGCAGTGCCACTATACAATGGTTTAATTATACAAACGTAAGCACTAACAAGTTGGGTTGAATCAGAGTTATGTCGCATTGAACTTCAAATTTTGGTTGGTCATCATCTAAACATTTCATCAACATCCCAAAAAGCAATTTCAAATTATGAGCCTACAGTGTAAAAAATAGTCCTCATGAAGTGAACCAACTAAATACTAATGACAACTTATAAACAACATATATTACAAAATGGAAATCTTACAACAGCGTTGTCTATTGTTTTACGGTTTTTGTTTGAATGCCCAACTGAATCCAACACAAACAACTTCTCTTGAAAATTAACAATGTAACACCACCAATGATCCTCATGCACAATCGAGGCAAACAACTACAACACATAATTACTATTATCAATAACTTTGCAACTAATCAGTAcacaaaaaacaatataataaataaataatcttaCAAAATCAGTAGCCAAATTATCCTCCAACACTATCAGTTCTGAATGAAAGTAAGCATAGTAGTCTTTCAATATCCATTGTTGTCTCTTAACCTTCATCTTGCGTGAGTTGTGCAAGACATGACTCTACATTCATAACGGAATCATTTATTTGTAACTAAGGTAAAACTAAATGATTCATAACCAAACATTCTTTATATCATATATAGAGGATTGAAAGATATTCTCTTCACATGACCATATCTACGTCGTTCAAAGTACATCATTGTGCTTCCACCAAACAGAACAGCCTACAAAAAATTATGTACAATTGACGGTATGAAAAACTTAAGTCATTAAAATCTTCTAAACACACTTTTTACCATATTGTCAACCTTCTTTTCCAtaccaaaaccctagcactCAGAGGTACCCAAAATCTGCCCATTTATGTTGgccatgatgaaggattgaccccaacaaaggatgaaggcacatgcttaagaagactaagcatgtttagaaaggaagttcactaatccttcatccctttcatttgtatttgttatttttgattcacaAAGTttacttagttgaatcaactttagttgacttgttgacctttgactaggtttgacttgttgactatagttgacttgacttaagccaacatgctaatctatgtttatttgctttgtaggttaattaggagtaagaaatcaatgctaggtggcgcatggtgattggggagcataaatgatgtggaagagagagtaaagc
Encoded here:
- the LOC114163296 gene encoding uncharacterized protein LOC114163296, with protein sequence MKVKRQQWILKDYYAYFHSELIVLEDNLATDFLFASIVHEDHWWCYIVNFQEKLFVLDSVGHSNKNRKTIDNAVAHNLKLLFGMLMKCLDDDQPKFEVQCDITLIQPNLYDCGVIVLKVMELWDGHKKYDGNSMPHYTNKELQQIRQQYIWDWILDVDNIHKHDFLQYYDVFVKS